ttgagagtgctgctatgaacattggtgtacaagtggccctatgcatcagtgctcctgtatcccttggataaattcctagcagtgctattgctgggtcatagggtaggtctatttttaattttctgaggaacctccacactgctttccagagcggctgcaccaatttgcattcccaccaacagtgcaagagggttcccgtttctccacatcctctccagcatctatagtctcctgatttgttcattttggccactctgactggcgtgaggtgatacctgagtgtggttttgatttgtatttccctgataaggagcgacgctgaacatcttttcatgtgcctgttggccatccggatgtcttctttagagaagtgtctattcatgttttctgcccatttcttcactgggttatttgtttttcgggtgtggagtttggtgagctctttatagattttggatactagccctttgtccgatatgtcatttgcgaatatcttttcccattccgttggttgccttttagttttgttggttgtttcctttgctgtgcagaagctttttatcttcataaggtcccaggaattcacttttgcttttaattcccttgcctttggggatgtgtcgagtaagagattgctacggctgaggtcagagaggtcttttcctgctttctcctctaaggttttgatggtttcctgtctcacatttaggtcctttatccattttgagtttatttttgtgaatggtgtgagaaagtggtctagtttcaaccttctgcatgttgctgtccagttctcccagcaccatttgttaaagaggctgtcttttttccattggatgttctttcctgctttgtcaaagatgagttggccatacgtttgtgggtctagttctggggtttctattctattccattggtctatgtgtctgttttggtgccaataccatgctgtcttgatgatgacagctttgtagtagaggctaaagtctgggattgtgatgcctcctgctttggtcttcttcttcaaaattcctttggctattcggggccttttgtggttccatatgaattttaggattgcttgttctagtttcgagaagaatgctggtgcaattttgattgggattgcattgaatgtgtagatagctttgggtagtattgacattttgacaatatttatttttccaatccatgagcagggaatgtctttccatttctttaaatcttcttcaatttccttcagaagctttctatagttttcagcatacagatcctttacatctttggttagatttattcctaggtattttatgcttcttggtgcaattgtgaatgggatcagtttctttatttgtctttctgttgcttcattgttagtgtataagaatgcaactgatttctgtacattgattttgtatcctgcaactttgctgaattcctgtatcagttctagcagacttttggtggagtctatcggattttccatgtataatatcatgtcatctgcaaaaagcgaaagcttgacttcatctttgccaattttgatgcctttgatttccttttgttgtctgattgctgatgctagaacttccagcactatgttaaacagcagcggtgagagtgggcatccttgtcgtgttcctgatctcagggaaaaagctttcagtttttccccgttgaggatgatgttagctgtgggcttttcataaatggcttttatgatctttaagtatgttccttctatcccgactttctcaagggtttttattaagaaagggtgctggattttgtcgaaggccttttctgcatcgattgacaggatcatatggttcttctctctttttttgttaatgtgatgtatcacgttgattgatttgcgaatgttgaaccagccctgcatcccaggaatgaatcccacttgatcatggtgaataattctttttatatgccgttgaattcgatttgctagtatcttattgagaatttttgcatccatattcatcagggatattggcctgtagttctctttttttactgggtctctgtctggtttaggaatcaaagtaatactggcttcatagaatgagtctggaagttttccttccctttctatttcttggaatagcttgagaaggataggtattatctctgctttaaacgtctggtagaactcccctgggaagccatctggtcctggactcttatttgttgggagatttttgataaccgattcaatttcttcgctggttatgggtctgttcaagctttctatttcctcctgattgagttttggaagtgtgtgggtgttcaggaattcgtccatttcttccaggttgtccaatttgttggcatataagttttcatagtattccctgataattgtttgtatctctgagggattggttgtaataattccattttcattcatgattttatctatttgggtcatctcccttttctttttgagaagcctggctagaggtttgtcaattttgtttattttttcaaaaaaccaactcttggtttcgttgatctgctctacagtttttttagtttctatattgtttatttctgctctgatctttattatttctcttcttctgctgggcttaggctgcctttgctgttctgcttctagttcctttaggtgtgctgttagattttgtatttgggatttttcttgtttcttgagataggcctggattgcaatgtattttcctctcaggactgcctttgctgcgtcccaaagcgtttggattgttgtattttcattttcgtttgtttccatatattttttaatttcttctctaattgcctggttgacccactcattcgttagtagggtgttctttaacctccatgcttttggaggttttccagacttttttctgtggttgatttcaagcttcatggcattgtggtctgaaagtaagcatggtataatttcaattcttgtaaacttatgaagggctgttttgtgacccagtatatgatctatcttggagaatgttccatgtgcactcgagaagaaagtatattctgttgctttgggatgcagagttctaaatatatctgtcaagtccatctcatccaatgtctcattcagggcccttgtttctttattgaccgtgtgtctagatgatctatccatttctgtaagtggagtgttaaagtcccctgcaattaccacattcttatcaataaggttgcttatgtttatgagtaattgttttatatatttgggggctccggtattcggtgcatagacattgataattgttagctcttcctgatggatagaccctgtaactattatataatgtccttcttcatctcttgttacagcctttaatttaaagtctagtttgtctgatataagtatggctactccagctttcttttggcttccagtcgcatgataaatagttctccatcccctcactctcaatctaaaggtgtcctcaggtctaaaatgagtctcttgtagacagcaaatagatgggtcttgtttttttatccattctgataccctatgtcttttggttggcgcatttaatccatttacattcagtgttattatagaaagatacgggtttagagtcattgtgatgtctgtatgttttatgcttatagtgatgtctctgggactttgtctcacagggtcccccttaggatctcttgtagggctggtttagtggtgacaaattccttcagtttttgtttgtttgggaagacctttatctctccttctattctaaatgacagacttgctggataaaggattctcggctgcatattttttctgtctagcaccctgaaaatctcttgccaattctttctggcctgccaagtttcaaaagagagatcagtcacgagtcttataggtctccctttatatgtgagggcacgtttaccccttgctgctttcagaattttctctttatccttgtattttgccagtttcactatgatatgtcgtgcagaagatcgattcaagttacgtctgaagggagttctctgtgcctcttggatttcaatgcctttttccttccccagttcagggaagttctcagctatgatttcttcaagtaccccttcagcacctttccctctctcttcctcctctgggataccaattatgcgtatattatttctttttagtgtatcacttaattctctaattttcccctcatactcctggatttttttatctctctttttctcagcttcctctttttccataactttatcttctagttcacctattctctcctctgcctcttcaagccgagctgtggtggtttccattttgttatgcatttcgtttaaagcgtttttcagctcctcgtgactgttccttagtcccttgatctctgtagcaagagattctctgctgtcctgtatactgttttcaagcccagcgattaattttatgactattattctaaattcactttctgttatattatttaaatcctttttgatcagctcattagctgttgttatttcctggagattcttctgaggggagttcttccgcttggtcattttggatagtccctggcgtggtgaggacctgcagggcacttcccctgtgctgtggtgtatacctggagttggtgggcggggccgcagtcagacctgatgtctgcccccagcccaccgctggggccacagtcagactggtgtgtgccttctcttcccctctcctaggggcgggattcactgtggagtggtgtggctcgtctgggctacttgcaccctgccaggcttgtgatgctggggatctggcgtattagctggggtgggtaggcaaggtgctcgggggcaggaggggcaggcttagatcgcttctccttaggtgatccacttcaggaggggccctgtggcagcgggagggagtcagatccgctgccggaggtttggctccgcagaagcgcagagttgggtgtttgcgcagagcgagcaagttccctggcaggaaccggttcgctttgggatttcggctgggggatgggcgggggaaatggcgctggcgagcgcctttgttccccaccaaactgagctctgttgtcagggggctcagcagctctccctccctttgtcctccagccttcccgctttccgagcagagctgttaatttctgacctcccagacgctaagtcgcgcttgctgtcggaacacagtccgcccggcccctccgcttttgcaagcccgactcgggggctctgcttggccggcgagccgcccctccgccccggctccctcctgccagtccgtggagcgcgcaccgcctcgccgcccttcctaccctcttccgtgggcctctcgtctgcgtttggctccggcgactctgttctgctaatcctctggcggttttctgggttatttaggcaggtgtagatggaatctaagtgatcagcaggacgtgtggtgagcccagcgtcctcctaagccgccatcttgccgcccaaccctcttttaaatgtttttatttatttttgagggagagacagagcctcagctggggaggggcagagagagagagagggacaaagaatacagagcaggttccaggctctgagctgtcagcacagagcccaagatgggggcttgaactcatgaactatgagatcatgacctaagctgaagtcggatgcccaactgacttgagccacccaggcaccccatcagccAAGGTAATGTTAATAGAGCTCCCAGTTTACAGTTAGGCAACCAGTTGCCCAACAGCCTCAAGGTTCTGTCTATACATGTGCATTATCCAGGTGGAGTAGGAAGACTGGCTTGCCAGCAACTAAAAAAGGAGCCATAGGGCATGAactggctgggtttttttttttttttttaactacatgtTATTATAACTGATGAAACAGTACTTTCTTCTTTGGAACCTCTTTCCTCATCTTGTAAAGTGCTACAAGAAGTCTGAAGGgatttgattgtttttattatagttGAACTCTTGCTTAGATGATGAGTGTATATTTCAGGAATATCCTGGGGCTGACATTTATAAGGAGGCTCTGAGATGAGTGCCCATTGAGAGGATCCTGGGGAAAACCAGTAAGACTTTTCCAGGGTTTCTGTGAAGatccttaaaaaacatttttttaaatgtttatttttgagagagagagagggagagagagagagaacagggaaggggcagagagagagggagacacaaaatccaaagcagactctagtctctgagctgttagcacagagtctgatgtggggcttgaacccatgaactgtgagatcatgaccagagccaaagtctgacacccaactgattgagccacccaggcgccccgtgaagatccttaaataaagaaaagcttaTACTTACCTTAAGGGGAAAACAGTTTTGCAGTTAGAAATCATTTGAAAGAGATGAAGTTTCAAGGTAGCGTCAGGGGATTCCTAGGTTCTATCCTTGGTGGGCATCTGCTATTTGTGTTAAAGTGAGAGAAAGGCTGGTGTTCCTTGCAGAAAATGTTACTTTACCAGAACAATTCTCAGGAGCTGCAGGCTTAGCTTTATTGTTTGTACCATTGATCAAAAATGTTAAGTGTCTATAACTTAGAACATCTTCTCATCCATGACCCTCACAATTAGAAATGGTTCTATCCTGGATCAGGGCCTTCTTGGACTTATTCCTAGTTACCAAGGTATGGATACTAAATATAGACTTCAGCAGGTGATACAGAGGTATTTGGATTATTAGATAACAATTTGATACTTTGGCGTGATTGGTATAAGCATCTTCTAAGTCACCTCATGGATTATGTTGCTTAAATCAACAGGTCATCTACAATTTCTATAAACTGAGCTGGACTTTCAGGCCATTTGTTACTATTGGCTTATCAGACATCAGAAACCAAGAAGCTGCTGTAGCCTTAGAAGGAAATATTAACAAACACTAGTCCATGACATTATACAAATAATAATGTCATGACCAGTGAGTCACTGCAAGAAAGGACACCGAAAGCTGTGGGGTCAACAATAAAAGCCTTTGGAAAGAGAACTGTATAGCTTGGGGATGGAAATAACATAGGGTTCAACCTAATAGGGAAAAATGGTTGGGGAAAATagtttttctcctccctttttcctATTTAGACATGGATAATAGTAGCCAAATACTTCTTAGTGGGAACTTATATCAGTTACAGACCAATAGATGTCATGATTTGATGCATAATCAAAACAGACGAAAATAATTGTTtgccaaacatttattttttacacaGTCCAATCATTTCAACAAGAATGTCTCCAAGGTAGTATCAATAGGTCTCAAAGGATTGTGAGCTGATGGGTCTCATCTAAGGGCTTCTGGGAACTTGCCCTTCTGTTcacaattttttccctttccttccccgaAAATGCTTTGATCTCCTTTTGACTCTAGAGTGAAATAGATGTTTATAGGATTTTGAGCAGGTTCTCTCTCAGTTAAAATGAACAAAGGTAGGAATATTCTCAAATTCATCAAAGATTGGGGGAAAAGAACTGAACACTACAGACTACAGTagacagttttaaattttgagcTCTGGAGTTTTTTGGGAAATaccttgcttttggctcaggagATTTTAAGTGCTTATcaagtatgaaaaaaatcaaattcaaattctAGGTTTTGAAGCTAAATTTTCAGATTTCTTCCAGTTAGGGGCTGATTTCACAGGGAATTTTTCTGTAGAAgtcactccctcctcctcccctgcccttcgGTATTCAAGGCTTGTAAAAATTCAGCCCCCTTGCAGAATCTGTGTTAATTATGCCAAAAAATGAGAGTCTATTTGGAGGTAAATATTAGTGTAATTTAGGctcaagaaaaaaatgccaacTGGAACATAAAAAATATCTAAACTCTCCATAAGATGAATCAACCATTGAAAAAAACAGACCCAATTCTTTTGAATCTGAAATCATTGTTATTCTTGTTATTTGAAAGCAATAAACGTTCCCGAAACAAAACTCCTTAAACAAATTAAatgatttagatttttaaaaattgcacacCACATCTGCACCAAAGAGCAAAGACACCCTGCAGTAAAGAACTACTTGAGGAAGAATAAAAGGCAAGAGTACAAGGTACATGAAATGAGTGTAGTttaagattttggaaaaaaaagattttagaacaTCAGAGAGTTCTCCCACAACCAGAAACATTTGAGTCATTTGGTATccagtgtttctttttcctttgctggaAGCTTTGGCAGGTGTCAGGATATTGGCAGCATCTCTTAAGGGCGGTACTGAGATCTTTGCTCTTGGATATATTCATAGAGAGGGCTGGAGCGCACCGGGACACTGGCAAACTGACTCttgcctggctccagagtctgccGACGGCCCCTGTCTCCGTCTTCCCAGACTTGCCCGCGGTGCCTTCGTTCCTCCTCCCGCTGGCGGCGTCTTTGCTCTTCTTGCCGCAGTTCTTGTTCCTGACGGCGCCTCTTCTCCCTGGCAAACTGCTCCTCCACGCGGTACTGCTGGCCTCGCTCCTGCCGGCGCCTCAGCTCTTCCTGCTCTTCGCGTGGCAGTTGCTCTTCTTCCTCGAGGAACTGCCTGTCCTGCTCCTGTCGGTGTcgcttttcttctctctcctgctggaCGCTCTGCTCTTGCTCTTGTTCAGCACCCTTCAGTTGCTCCTCCTGAGAGAGGGTACCATCTAGTCCTCGGCGGCGGCGCAGCCTCTGTTCCCCCTCCCGGAACTTTCTGTCGCGTTCCTGGCGGCGCAAGTCTTCCTCCTCGAGGAACTTTCTGTCGCGCTCCTGGAGGCGCagctcttcttccctttcctgcagGAGCTGTTCCTCCTCACGGAACTTTCTGTCGCGCTCCTGGCGACGCAGCTGTTCCCTTTCCTGTGGGAACGGTTCCTCTTCACGGAACTTTGTGTCGCGCTCCTGGCGACGCAGCAATTCCTCCTCGCGGAACTTTCTGTCGCGCTCTTGGCGGCGTAGCTGTTCTTCCCTTTCCTGCAGGAGCTGTTCTTCCTCACGGAACTTTCTGTTGCGCTCCTGGCGGCGCAGCTCTTCCTCCTCGCGGAACTTTCTGTCGCGCTCCTGGCGGCGCAGCTGTTCTTCCCTTTCCTGCAGGAGCTGTTCTTCCTCACGGAACTTTCTGTCGCGCTCCTGGCGGCGCAGCTCTTCCTCCTCGCGGAACTTTCTGTCGCGCTCCTGGCGACGCAGCTGTTCCCTTTCCTGCAGGAGCTGTTCCTCCTCACGGAACTTTCTGTTGCGCTCCTGGCGGCGCATCAATTCCTCCTCGCGGAACTTTCTGTCGCGCTCCTGGCGGCGCAGCTGTTCTTCCCTTTCCTGCAGGAGCTGTTCTTCCTCACGGAACTTTCTGTCGCGCTCCTGGCGGCGCAGCTCTTCCTCCTCGCGGAACTTTCTGTCGCGCTCCTGGTGGCGCAGCAACTCCTCCTCGCGGAACTTTCTGTCGCGCTCCCGGCGGCGCAGCTGTTCTTCCCTTTCCTGCAGGAGCTGTTCCTCCTCGCGGAACTTTCTGTCGCGCTCCCGGCGGCGCAGCTGTTCTTCCCTTTCCTGCAGGAGCTGTTCCTCCTCGCGGAACTTTCTGTCGCGTTCCCGGCGGCGCAGCTGTTCTTCCCTTTCCTGCAGGAGCTGTTCCTCCTCACGGAACCTTCTGTCGCGCTCCTGGCGAAGCTGTTGCTCACGTTCCCGGCGGCGCTGCTGCTGTTCCTCCTCGCCGAACTTCCTGTCTCGCCTTTTGGCTTCCTTTTGCTCTTCTCGCTCCAGCAGTTCCTCAGCTGGGAATTGCATGTCGCGCTGCTGCCGggtcctctctttctctcgcgCTCTCTCCTCATCCCGTTCATCCTGCAGGAGCCACCGATTCTGCCGGAATGGTCTGTCTTGAACCTGGGAATCTTCGAATTGCCGGATCCTTTCTTCGTTCACTTTGCGTTTGGAGTAAACCCTGTGATTAcgaacttcattttctttttctggttgcCACTGCCATTTCAGATCGCGGCTCTGATCCTCATCCTGGAATTGCCTCTTTCTGTCCAGGCGCTGCAGCTCTTCCTCTTCCAGATACTGCCTGCCGCGCTGCTGGCGCCTCCGATCTCTTAGCAGCTGCTCTTCCTCCCTCAGCGGCTCTTCCTCCCGATATTGTCTCTCCAGCTCCTGGCGCCTCCTCGTCTTGAGTTCCTCTCGCTGCAGCTGCTCTTCCTCCCTCAGCGGCTCTCGTTGAGTTGGCGTGGCGTAGACTGTGTGGCGGCGTCTCTGGCTTTCCTCTTCTGGTTGCCACCTCCATTTTTGGTCACGGCGCTGCTCCTCCCGGCGTAGCTTCCTCTCCTGATCCTCTTGGAGGCTCTGCTCCAATCGGAGCTGCTTCTCCTCCTCGAGGATCTGCTGCTCCCGCTCCCTCTCGAGTCGTTGGCGGCGCTGCTCTTCCTCCTCACGCAGCAGTTCCCCATCCTGCAGTTCCTCCGCCCTCAGCTGCCTCTCCTGCTGCTCCCGCAACTGGGGCCGGGCGGAGAACCTCTGGCGGCGCCTCTCGCTCTCTTCCTCCGCCTGCCACTGCCATTTGAAGTCTCGGcgctgctcttcctcctcctgcaggCGTGCCTGCTCCTCTCGGAGCAGCCGCTGCTCGCACTCCTCCCGGAGGGACCCGGACCGGCTTGGCCACTCGGCGTCCTCCTCCCGCAGTTGCCGCTCGAGCTCCAGGCGCTGCCTCTTCTCTTCGCGTTCCTGGCGTTGCCTCTGCTGCTCCTGCCTGCGGGGCCTGGAGTAGACCTTGCTCTGACGGGCGTCGGCCTCGCTTTCTAGCTGCCACTGCCACCTTGAGGTGCGGCTCTTGCCCCGCTCACgggcctccacctcctcctcagcAGGCTGCTGCTCGTGCCTCAGCTCCTGCTGGagcctctcctcctgctcccGCCTCAGCTCCTGCTCGCGTCTGTCCTGCTGCTCGCGCCTCAGCTCCTGCTCCAAGCGCGGCTCCTCTCGCCTCAGCTCCTGCTCGCGCCTCTCCTCCTGCTCGCGCCTCAGCTCCTGCTCCAAGCGCGGCTCCTCTCGCCTCAGCCGCTGCTCGCGCCTCAGCTCCTGCTCCAAGCGCGGCTCCTCTCGCCTCAGCTCCTGCTCGCGCCTCTCCTCCTGCTCGCGCCTCTCCTCCTGCTCGCGCCTCAG
The window above is part of the Prionailurus bengalensis isolate Pbe53 chromosome C1, Fcat_Pben_1.1_paternal_pri, whole genome shotgun sequence genome. Proteins encoded here:
- the TCHH gene encoding trichohyalin isoform X24 — protein: MSPLLKSILDITEIFNQYALHDCDGAALSKKDLKNLLEREFGDVLRRPHDPETVDLILELLDRDCNGLVDFNEFLLFVFKVAQACYYALSQVSGLDEKGVRCEGKENPLQDPRQEDQRFEPRDRQLEEHRQKRQELERELAEEDKQRLQRRQPEERLEEEEQLKRRKGREPEEFPDRKQRQERREQRELREEEEQLQRQKREQEEPRLQQELRREKQDRREQTERREQQLRRGEPRLEQELRREQERREQELRREELLFEQELRREQELRREQERREQELRREELPFEQELRREQERREQELRREQRLRREEPRLEQELRREQELRREEPRLEQELRLEQELRREETRLKQELRREQAERREQEERREQEERREQELRREQELRREQEERREQELRREEPRVEQELRREQELRREQELRREQELRREEPRLEQELRREQRLRREETRLEQELRRERELRRERELRREQELRREQEERLEEPRLEQELRREQRLRREEPRLEQELRREQEERREQEERREQELRREEPRLEQELRREQRLRREEPRLEQELRREQEERREQELRREEPRLEQELRREQQDRREQELRREQEERLQQELRHEQQPAEEEVEARERGKSRTSRWQWQLESEADARQSKVYSRPRRQEQQRQRQEREEKRQRLELERQLREEDAEWPSRSGSLREECEQRLLREEQARLQEEEEQRRDFKWQWQAEEESERRRQRFSARPQLREQQERQLRAEELQDGELLREEEEQRRQRLEREREQQILEEEKQLRLEQSLQEDQERKLRREEQRRDQKWRWQPEEESQRRRHTVYATPTQREPLREEEQLQREELKTRRRQELERQYREEEPLREEEQLLRDRRRQQRGRQYLEEEELQRLDRKRQFQDEDQSRDLKWQWQPEKENEVRNHRVYSKRKVNEERIRQFEDSQVQDRPFRQNRWLLQDERDEERAREKERTRQQRDMQFPAEELLEREEQKEAKRRDRKFGEEEQQQRRREREQQLRQERDRRFREEEQLLQEREEQLRRRERDRKFREEEQLLQEREEQLRRRERDRKFREEEQLLQEREEQLRRRERDRKFREEELLRHQERDRKFREEEELRRQERDRKFREEEQLLQEREEQLRRQERDRKFREEELMRRQERNRKFREEEQLLQEREQLRRQERDRKFREEEELRRQERDRKFREEEQLLQEREEQLRRQERDRKFREEEELRRQERNRKFREEEQLLQEREEQLRRQERDRKFREEELLRRQERDTKFREEEPFPQEREQLRRQERDRKFREEEQLLQEREEELRLQERDRKFLEEEDLRRQERDRKFREGEQRLRRRRGLDGTLSQEEQLKGAEQEQEQSVQQEREEKRHRQEQDRQFLEEEEQLPREEQEELRRRQERGQQYRVEEQFAREKRRRQEQELRQEEQRRRQREEERRHRGQVWEDGDRGRRQTLEPGKSQFASVPVRSSPLYEYIQEQRSQYRP
- the TCHH gene encoding trichohyalin isoform X5; this translates as MSPLLKSILDITEIFNQYALHDCDGAALSKKDLKNLLEREFGDVLRRPHDPETVDLILELLDRDCNGLVDFNEFLLFVFKVAQACYYALSQVSGLDEKGVRCEGKENPLQDPRQEDQRFEPRDRQLEEHRQKRQELERELAEEDKQRLQRRQPEERLEEEEQLKRRKGREPEEFPDRKQRQERREQRELREEEEQLQRQKREQEEPRLQQELRREKQDRREQTERREQQLRRGEPRLEQELRREQERREQQERREQELRREQRLRREEQERREQIERREQQLRRGEPRLEQELRREQERREQQERREQELRSEELLFEQELRREQKRREQELRREQRLRREEPRLEQELRREQERREQELRREELLFEQELRREQELRREQERREQELRREELPFEQELRREQERREQELRREQRLRREEPRLEQELRREQELRREEPRLEQELRLEQELRREETRLKQELRREQAERREQELRREQELRREQELRREQEERREQEERREQELRREQELRREQEERREQELRREEPRVEQELRREQELRREQELRREQELRREEPRLEQELRREQRLRREETRLEQELRRERELRRERELRREQELRREQEERLEEPRLEQELRREQRLRREEPRLEQELRREQEERREQEERREQELRREEPRLEQELRREQRLRREEPRLEQELRREQEERREQELRREEPRLEQELRREQQDRREQELRREQEERLQQELRHEQQPAEEEVEARERGKSRTSRWQWQLESEADARQSKVYSRPRRQEQQRQRQEREEKRQRLELERQLREEDAEWPSRSGSLREECEQRLLREEQARLQEEEEQRRDFKWQWQAEEESERRRQRFSARPQLREQQERQLRAEELQDGELLREEEEQRRQRLEREREQQILEEEKQLRLEQSLQEDQERKLRREEQRRDQKWRWQPEEESQRRRHTVYATPTQREPLREEEQLQREELKTRRRQELERQYREEEPLREEEQLLRDRRRQQRGRQYLEEEELQRLDRKRQFQDEDQSRDLKWQWQPEKENEVRNHRVYSKRKVNEERIRQFEDSQVQDRPFRQNRWLLQDERDEERAREKERTRQQRDMQFPAEELLEREEQKEAKRRDRKFGEEEQQQRRREREQQLRQERDRRFREEEQLLQEREEQLRRRERDRKFREEEQLLQEREEQLRRRERDRKFREEEQLLQEREEQLRRRERDRKFREEELLRHQERDRKFREEEELRRQERDRKFREEELMRRQERNRKFREEEQLLQEREQLRRQERDRKFREEEELRRQERDRKFREEEQLLQEREEQLRRQERDRKFREEEELRRQERNRKFREEEQLLQEREEQLRRQERDRKFREEELLRRQERDTKFREEEPFPQEREQLRRQERDRKFREEEQLLQEREEELRLQERDRKFLEEEDLRRQERDRKFREGEQRLRRRRGLDGTLSQEEQLKGAEQEQEQSVQQEREEKRHRQEQDRQFLEEEEQLPREEQEELRRRQERGQQYRVEEQFAREKRRRQEQELRQEEQRRRQREEERRHRGQVWEDGDRGRRQTLEPGKSQFASVPVRSSPLYEYIQEQRSQYRP
- the TCHH gene encoding trichohyalin isoform X30 produces the protein MSPLLKSILDITEIFNQYALHDCDGAALSKKDLKNLLEREFGDVLRRPHDPETVDLILELLDRDCNGLVDFNEFLLFVFKVAQACYYALSQVSGLDEKGVRCEGKENPLQDPRQEDQRFEPRDRQLEEHRQKRQELERELAEEDKQRLQRRQPEERLEEEEQLKRRKGREPEEFPDRKQRQERREQRELREEEEQLQRQKREQEEPRLQQELRREKQDRREQTERREQQLRRGEPRLEQELRREQERREQELRREQRLRREEPRLEQELRREQELRREEPRLEQELRLEQELRREETRLKQELRREQAERREQEERREQEERREQELRREQELRREQEERREQELRREEPRVEQELRREQELRREQELRREQELRREEPRLEQELRREQRLRREETRLEQELRRERELRRERELRREQELRREQEERLEEPRLEQELRREQRLRREEPRLEQELRREQEERREQEERREQELRREEPRLEQELRREQRLRREEPRLEQELRREQEERREQELRREEPRLEQELRREQQDRREQELRREQEERLQQELRHEQQPAEEEVEARERGKSRTSRWQWQLESEADARQSKVYSRPRRQEQQRQRQEREEKRQRLELERQLREEDAEWPSRSGSLREECEQRLLREEQARLQEEEEQRRDFKWQWQAEEESERRRQRFSARPQLREQQERQLRAEELQDGELLREEEEQRRQRLEREREQQILEEEKQLRLEQSLQEDQERKLRREEQRRDQKWRWQPEEESQRRRHTVYATPTQREPLREEEQLQREELKTRRRQELERQYREEEPLREEEQLLRDRRRQQRGRQYLEEEELQRLDRKRQFQDEDQSRDLKWQWQPEKENEVRNHRVYSKRKVNEERIRQFEDSQVQDRPFRQNRWLLQDERDEERAREKERTRQQRDMQFPAEELLEREEQKEAKRRDRKFGEEEQQQRRREREQQLRQERDRRFREEEQLLQEREEQLRRRERDRKFREEEQLLQEREEQLRRRERDRKFREEEQLLQEREEQLRRRERDRKFREEELLRHQERDRKFREEEELRRQERDRKFREEEQLLQEREEQLRRQERDRKFREEELMRRQERNRKFREEEQLLQEREQLRRQERDRKFREEEELRRQERDRKFREEEQLLQEREEQLRRQERDRKFREEEELRRQERNRKFREEEQLLQEREEQLRRQERDRKFREEELLRRQERDTKFREEEPFPQEREQLRRQERDRKFREEEQLLQEREEELRLQERDRKFLEEEDLRRQERDRKFREGEQRLRRRRGLDGTLSQEEQLKGAEQEQEQSVQQEREEKRHRQEQDRQFLEEEEQLPREEQEELRRRQERGQQYRVEEQFAREKRRRQEQELRQEEQRRRQREEERRHRGQVWEDGDRGRRQTLEPGKSQFASVPVRSSPLYEYIQEQRSQYRP